The sequence GCGCTCCACGCCGTGGCGAGGAGCGCGAGCGCCAGCCACCTCTTCACGACGCCACCTCCAACGAGTCGCGGTCCGCCGGGTGCCGCAGCGCACGCGCACCGTCCTCGGTGAAGACGTGCAGCGAGTCCGCCACCGGCGCCAGCGACACCTTGTCACCGACGGCGACATTCACGCCCTTGTCGAAGCGCGCCGCCACCGGGCCCGCCTCCGTGGTGAGGAAGGCGTACCCGTCGAAGCCCAGCCGCTCCACCGCGTCCACGGTACCCGCCAGCGGCCCCTGCGAAGCGACGCGCAAGTCCTGGGGACGCAGGCCCACCAGCACCTTCCCGGCATCCGCCGGCACGTCCGTGGGGCAGGGCAGGGTGAAGCCCCGGCCGGTGAAGCCCGAGCCCTCGCGCTGCGCCTCCAGGAAGTTCATGGCCGGCGAGCCGAGGAAGCCCGCCACGAAGCGGTTCGCCGGGCGGTTGTAGAGCTCCAGCGGCGGGCCCACCTGCTGGAGGATGCCCCCGTTGAAGACGGCCACTCGGGTGGCCAGCGTCATGGCCTCCACCTGGTCGTGGGTGACGTAGATCATCGTGGCGCCCAGCCGCCGGTGCAGCCGCGCCAGTTCGCCGCGCATCTGTACGCGCAGGGCGGTGTCCAGGTTGGACAGGGGCTCGTCGAAGAGGAACACCTTGGGGCGCCGGACGATGGCGCGCCCCATGGCCACGCGCTGACGTTGGCCACCGGACAGCGCCTTGGGCTTGCGGTCCAGCAGGTGGCTCAGCTCCAGCATGCCCGCGACTTCCTGCACGCGGGAGGCAATCTCCGACTCGGGGAACTTCCGCAGCGTCAGGCCGAAGGCCAGGTTCTCCCGCACCGTCATGTGCGGGTAGAGCGCGTAGGACTGGAACACCATCGCCACGTCGCGATCACGCGGCGGCACGTCGTTCACCCGCGCTCCGCCAATCCGCACCTCTCCCGAGTCCACCTGCTCCAGCCCCGCGATGAGGCGCAGCAGGGTGGTCTTCCCGCAGCCGGAAGGCCCTACCATGACGAGGAATTCGCCTTCCCTCACCTGAAGGTCCACGCCCTTCACGATGAGGTTCTGGCCAAACGACTTCTTGATCCCGCTCAGGATGACTTCGGACAAGACGCGCTCGGAAAATGTGTGGGGAGAACGGCCGCGAACCATACCCTTCCGGCGTCGTTCTCCTCAAACCCCCGCCCCTCGGACCCGGCAGGTCGGACGCGCTGCGTCATTCCGGGTGGTACCCATCCAGGCGAGGATGCGGGCCGTATGGGCCTTGCGAGGGGGGCTGCCTTGTCAGCCCCGGAAGCCGCTTGGTAATGAAGCTGGGTTCATCTCCGGGCCGTGGGTTCGTCCGGAAGTCGAGGCAGCCTACCCGTATGAGCACTCCCCGTCTGACGCGCCTGAAGGGCGCGGCCCTGGCCACCGTCCTGTTCGCCTTCGGCTGCAGCGAGAGCGACTACGTCCGGCTCTACCACAGCGAAGCGCGGGCCCCGAGCTACTCGGTCGAGGACGTGGAGTCCATGAAGTACATGGGGCCGACGTTCGCGGACCGCGGCGTC comes from Pyxidicoccus parkwaysis and encodes:
- a CDS encoding ABC transporter ATP-binding protein; translation: MSEVILSGIKKSFGQNLIVKGVDLQVREGEFLVMVGPSGCGKTTLLRLIAGLEQVDSGEVRIGGARVNDVPPRDRDVAMVFQSYALYPHMTVRENLAFGLTLRKFPESEIASRVQEVAGMLELSHLLDRKPKALSGGQRQRVAMGRAIVRRPKVFLFDEPLSNLDTALRVQMRGELARLHRRLGATMIYVTHDQVEAMTLATRVAVFNGGILQQVGPPLELYNRPANRFVAGFLGSPAMNFLEAQREGSGFTGRGFTLPCPTDVPADAGKVLVGLRPQDLRVASQGPLAGTVDAVERLGFDGYAFLTTEAGPVAARFDKGVNVAVGDKVSLAPVADSLHVFTEDGARALRHPADRDSLEVAS